The sequence TGCCTGGCATGTAGACGTTATGGATGGGCACTATGTGCCCAACATATCTTTTGGACCGCAATTTGCAACTTATTTGGCAAAATGTTCTAAACTTCCCGTGTCCGTTCACCTTATGGTAAAGGAACCAGAAAAGTTTGTAAGTCTGGTTCCGAAAACCGTAAGAGAAGTAACCTTTCATCAGGAAGCTACCGTTGCACCTGTGAGATTTTGTGCAATGCTAAGGGAGATGAACTTCTTGCCTGGAATTAGTATTGGGCCAGGAGTGCACGAAAGCTCTATATTTGAGATATTGCCGTTTGTACATCACGTTTTGTTTATGAGTGTTGAGCCAGGATTCGGTGGACAGTCATTTATTGAACCAGTTTTTGAGAAAATAAATAGGTTAGTCAAACTTTATCCCAATAGAAATTTTGAGATCTGGGTTGATGGGGGCGTGGATATGTTTTGGGGTGAAAAACTAAAAGAGATTGGTACAGATCTGGTAGTTATGGGTAGTGCCTTTTTTAAGGCCAGGGACCCCGGTGAATTTGGAAAGCTTAGGGGGTAAGATTGAGTAAACAAAAACAAGGATAGTGTATAATGTAAGAGTTTAAATCCTACGTTAATAGGAGCAAGAAAGGTGGAAATATTTTTTATATCGCTCTTTATAGGTCTTATAATCGGTGTAGCGCTATATTTCGTTAGGAATAGAAAAAAGTCTTAGTTATTAGTTAAAGGTTTGGTTTTTCAGATCGAAAGCTACTTCCTCCTTTTCTATTGGATGATTTATCAAAACGTCCAGTGCCCTTAACACGCTTCCGCTATGAATTGGATTTTTGTCTGCTGAACCCATTAGCTTTCTAGCATATTCCTCAAGGAAGTATTCGTACTTTATCTCTTGTGGAAAATTTCTTAAGAGTTCCATCATGCTCATAAAGATATATGGTCCAGGTGCTGAAAGCGGCATATCGAGTAAATATTCTATCTGATCGTATAAACCACTTTCG comes from Thermodesulfobium acidiphilum and encodes:
- a CDS encoding ribulose-phosphate 3-epimerase; its protein translation is MLISGSILSADFLNFERNIRELEPYADAWHVDVMDGHYVPNISFGPQFATYLAKCSKLPVSVHLMVKEPEKFVSLVPKTVREVTFHQEATVAPVRFCAMLREMNFLPGISIGPGVHESSIFEILPFVHHVLFMSVEPGFGGQSFIEPVFEKINRLVKLYPNRNFEIWVDGGVDMFWGEKLKEIGTDLVVMGSAFFKARDPGEFGKLRG